The following coding sequences are from one Manis pentadactyla isolate mManPen7 chromosome 13, mManPen7.hap1, whole genome shotgun sequence window:
- the DDI1 gene encoding protein DDI1 homolog 1 yields the protein MGLSTDTRSSGAAEPSAETGSGQPVNNQRPPPIWPSWAHTMLVTVHCVRSDLSEVTFSLQVSPDFELHTFRVLCELQSGVPAKEIQIVYMEQLLTDDYCSLGSYGLKDGDAVVLLQKENVGPQPTGPMSGPPQTDFTGMAMPGTSSSGQQHQHTRSAQQAHGPSSNEKRTAGQGLDSPALVRSTLLSSPHHLSLLKERNPHLAEALLSGNLETFSQVLMEQQRERALRDQEKLRLYSSDPFDLEAQARIEEEIRQQNIEENLNIAMEEAPESFGQVVMLYINCKVNGHPLKAFVDSGSQMTIMSQACAERCNMMRLVDQRWAGIAKGVGTQRIIGRIHLAQIQIEGDFLQCSFSILEEQPMDMLLGLDLLRRHQCSIDLKKNVLVIGTTGTHTAFLPEGELPPCARLVSSTGQSESPDKEVADAVKHPARH from the coding sequence ATGGGCCTAAGCACAGACACCAGGTCCTCAGGAGCAGCTGAGCCTTCAGCAGAGACCGGCTCTGGTCAGCCCGTGAACAACCAACGCCCTCCGCCCATCTGGCCCTCCTGGGCCCACACCATGCTGGTCACTGTGCACTGTGTGCGGAGCGACCTCTCCGAGGTCACCTTCTCCCTCCAGGTCAGCCCTGACTTTGAGCTCCACACCTTCCGTGTCCTCTGTGAGCTCCAGTCTGGTGTCCCTGCAAAGGAAATCCAGATCGTCTATATGGAGCAACTCCTCACTGATGACTACTGTTCCCTGGGCTCCTATGGCCTCAAAGATGGCGATGCTGTTGTTTTACTTCAGAAGGAGAATGTGGGACCTCAGCCAACTGGACCGATGTCAGGCCCGCCTCAAACTGATTTCACTGGCATGGCCATGCCTGGGACATCCAGCTCCGGGCAGCAGCACCAGCATACACGGTCGGCCCAGCAGGCCCATGGCCCGAGCTCCAACGAGAAGAGGACGGCTGGACAAGGCCTCGACAGCCCCGCCTTGGTCCGAAGCACGCTgctctccagtccccaccacctGTCCCTGCTGAAGGAACGCAACCCCCATTTGGCAGAAGCCCTACTCAGCGGAAACCTTGAGACATTTTCTCAGGTCCTGATGGAgcaacaaagggaaagggccttgAGAGATCAAGAGAAGCTTCGCCTCTATTCTTCAGACCCATTTGATTTGGAGGCACAGGCCAGAATTGAAGAAGAAATCCGGCAACAGAACATTGAGGAAAACTTGAATATAGCGATGGAAGAGGCTCCAGAGAGTTTCGGACAAGTTGTCATGCTCTATATTAACTGCAAAGTGAATGGACATCCTTTGAAGGCTTTTGTTGACTCAGGGTCTCAGATGACCATCATGAGCCAAGCCTGTGCGGAGAGATGTAATATGATGCGGCTGGTGGACCAACGATGGGCTGGGATTGCTAAAGGAGTGGGCACCCAGAGAATTATTGGCCGCATTCATCTAGCACAGATTCAAATTGAAGGTGATTTCTTACAATGTTCTTTCTCTATACTCGAGGAGCAACCCATGGACATGCTTCTAGGACTAGATTTGCTCAGGAGACATCAGTGTTCCATCGACTTGAAGAAAAACGTGCTGGTGATCGGCACCACAGGCACACATACTGCCTTTCTTCCTGAGGGGGAGCTACCCCCATGTGCTAGGCTGGTTAGCAGTACTGGGCAATCAGAGTCTCCAGACAAGGAAGTAGCAGATGCTGTTAAACACCCAGCCAGGCATTGA